A genome region from Terriglobia bacterium includes the following:
- a CDS encoding type IV pilus twitching motility protein PilT — MARIDAFFDLMDKEGASDLHLATGSQPILRVRGEMERIKFPPFENDDLKGMLYEIAPEFKVKQFEETGDVDFGYEIPGKARYRANFFNQKYGVAAVFRQIPSKVLTAEQLGLPPIMKKFAGLNKGLVLVTGPTGSGKSTTLAAIVDHANKTRKDHIITVEDPIEFVHESHSCLVNHREVGMHTKSFAAALRGALREDPDIILVGEMRDLETIQLAIEAAATGHLVFGTLHTQSAAKTIDRVIDVFPAGQQNQIRNTLSEALKGVVAQNLFKRSDVKGRVAALEILVVTPAIANLIREAKTFQIPGMLQVGKKHGMQTLDDAIMDFLNKKMISAEDAYSRCIDKNKFRPLLKNPPEEWE; from the coding sequence ATGGCGAGAATTGATGCTTTTTTTGATTTGATGGATAAGGAGGGCGCATCGGATCTGCATCTGGCGACCGGATCGCAGCCGATTCTGCGCGTGCGCGGCGAAATGGAGCGCATCAAGTTTCCACCTTTCGAGAACGACGATTTGAAAGGGATGTTGTACGAAATCGCGCCCGAATTCAAAGTCAAACAGTTTGAGGAAACCGGAGACGTCGATTTCGGCTACGAAATTCCCGGAAAGGCAAGATACCGGGCCAACTTTTTCAATCAGAAATACGGCGTCGCGGCGGTGTTCCGGCAGATTCCTTCGAAGGTTCTGACCGCGGAGCAACTCGGGCTGCCGCCGATCATGAAGAAATTCGCGGGCTTGAATAAAGGACTCGTTCTGGTGACGGGCCCGACCGGAAGCGGAAAATCCACCACGCTGGCGGCGATCGTCGATCATGCGAACAAGACCCGCAAGGATCACATCATCACGGTCGAAGACCCGATCGAGTTTGTGCACGAAAGCCATAGCTGCCTGGTGAACCACCGCGAAGTCGGCATGCATACGAAATCGTTCGCGGCCGCGCTGCGCGGAGCATTGCGCGAGGATCCCGACATCATTCTGGTCGGCGAAATGCGCGACCTCGAAACCATTCAGCTGGCGATCGAAGCCGCCGCAACGGGCCACCTGGTCTTCGGCACACTGCACACCCAGAGCGCCGCGAAAACCATCGACCGCGTCATCGACGTATTTCCCGCCGGACAACAGAACCAGATCCGGAATACGCTGTCCGAAGCCTTGAAGGGCGTCGTGGCGCAGAACCTGTTCAAACGATCCGACGTCAAGGGCCGCGTAGCGGCTCTCGAAATCCTGGTCGTGACCCCGGCTATTGCCAACCTCATTCGTGAGGCTAAAACGTTCCAGATACCCGGTATGCTGCAGGTCGGCAAGAAACACGGCATGCAGACCCTCGACGACGCCATCATGGACTTCCTCAACAAGAAAATGATCAGCGCCGAGGATGCATATTCCCGGTGCATCGATAAAAACAAGTTCCGGCCGCTGCTGAAAAACCCGCCGGAGGAGTGGGAGTAG
- a CDS encoding PilT/PilU family type 4a pilus ATPase → MTKAELDYILGTMLDSHKNVSDLNITADKPLQVESSGELVGVTIEPPIDKLTPFQTETIALNIINRNRRLTEDLIKSGSCDCSHSLGQKARFRVNIFTQRGHYTIILRKLSTEIPSVDQLNLPPIFHTISKEKTGLVLVTGATGSGKSTTLAALLNELNETKSIHIVTLEDPVEFVHPQKRATFNQREMGNDFSSFASGLRAALRQAPKVILVGEMRDRETVEIGMSAAETGHLVMSTLHTINAGQTINRIVGMFDQAEEAQIRIRLAETVRWIVSQRLLPKIGGGRVAALEIMGNNLRVKDAIEHGESEGKTFYEIIEAAGSFGWKTFDMAIMELYEQNLITEDTALLYCTNKGVMSRGLDRIKKSRGESTTNLSGLSLDMEYGKKK, encoded by the coding sequence ATGACGAAAGCAGAACTGGATTACATCCTCGGAACCATGCTGGATTCGCACAAGAATGTGTCGGATCTCAACATTACCGCAGACAAGCCGCTGCAGGTGGAATCGTCCGGCGAACTGGTCGGCGTCACGATCGAACCGCCGATCGACAAACTGACGCCGTTCCAGACCGAAACGATCGCGCTGAATATCATCAACCGTAATCGCCGCCTTACCGAGGATCTGATCAAAAGCGGGTCGTGCGATTGTTCGCACTCGCTTGGACAGAAAGCTCGATTCCGCGTGAACATTTTCACCCAGCGCGGGCACTACACCATCATTCTCCGGAAGTTGTCGACCGAGATACCAAGCGTCGATCAGCTCAACCTGCCGCCGATCTTCCATACGATTTCAAAGGAAAAAACCGGACTGGTGCTGGTGACCGGCGCGACCGGAAGTGGAAAGTCGACGACGCTTGCCGCATTGCTCAATGAACTGAACGAAACCAAGTCGATCCACATCGTAACGCTCGAAGATCCCGTCGAATTCGTGCACCCGCAGAAAAGGGCGACCTTCAACCAGCGTGAAATGGGAAACGACTTCAGCTCTTTCGCCTCGGGACTCCGCGCCGCCCTGCGCCAGGCGCCGAAAGTTATTCTGGTCGGCGAAATGCGCGATCGCGAGACGGTCGAAATCGGCATGTCTGCCGCCGAAACCGGCCATCTGGTCATGAGTACGCTGCACACGATCAATGCCGGGCAAACCATCAACCGCATCGTCGGCATGTTCGATCAGGCGGAAGAAGCACAGATCCGGATCCGGCTCGCCGAAACCGTCCGCTGGATCGTATCCCAGCGCCTGCTGCCGAAAATCGGCGGCGGCCGCGTCGCGGCCCTCGAAATCATGGGCAACAACCTTCGCGTCAAAGACGCGATCGAACACGGCGAGTCCGAAGGGAAAACGTTCTACGAAATCATCGAGGCTGCGGGTTCCTTCGGCTGGAAAACGTTCGATATGGCGATCATGGAGCTTTATGAACAGAACCTGATCACCGAGGACACCGCCCTTCTCTACTGCACCAACAAAGGCGTGATGTCGCGGGGTCTCGACAGAATCAAAAAGAGCAGAGGCGAGAGCACAACCAATCTCAGCGGCCTTTCTCTCGACATGGAGTACGGGAAAAAGAAATGA
- a CDS encoding YbhB/YbcL family Raf kinase inhibitor-like protein: MLKTFARTLALMIGVLALAATPSLAQGRAGGQGSGRGQGSGRGGRGGGGGGGIVTLAVSSTSFSDGSEIPAKYTGQQGVSPQLSWTGAPAGTMSFVLIMHDVDAAIPAGSLTNDISHWVVWNIPASTTSIPEGGPVPAGANQYSLRGPQYMGPAPPAGHPYHHYIFQVYALNSTLDVPAGATRADVEKAMEGKIIARGAYVGRAKPQ; this comes from the coding sequence ATGCTAAAAACTTTCGCACGCACGTTGGCGCTGATGATAGGCGTCCTGGCGTTGGCTGCGACACCTTCCCTCGCGCAGGGTCGTGCAGGAGGGCAGGGCAGCGGCCGCGGGCAAGGGAGTGGCCGTGGTGGGCGCGGCGGCGGTGGGGGCGGCGGCATCGTGACACTCGCTGTATCGTCCACCTCTTTTTCGGACGGCAGTGAAATTCCCGCGAAATATACCGGCCAGCAAGGTGTCTCGCCGCAGCTCAGCTGGACCGGCGCCCCGGCAGGTACCATGAGCTTTGTCCTGATCATGCACGATGTCGATGCCGCAATTCCGGCGGGCAGCCTCACCAACGACATCTCCCACTGGGTGGTCTGGAACATCCCGGCTTCGACGACCTCGATTCCGGAAGGCGGCCCGGTTCCCGCCGGCGCAAATCAATACAGCCTGCGTGGCCCTCAGTACATGGGACCGGCGCCGCCGGCAGGGCATCCGTATCACCACTATATCTTCCAGGTTTATGCTTTGAATTCGACGCTGGACGTGCCGGCAGGCGCGACACGTGCTGACGTCGAGAAAGCGATGGAAGGAAAGATCATTGCTCGCGGTGCATACGTCGGCCGGGCGAAGCCACAATAG